The following is a genomic window from Micromonospora cathayae.
GATGTTACCGGCCAGTTGTGGACAACTCCCGATCGGCTGTGGATAACCCTGGAGAACGCCGCACCGGGCTGTGGACAACGATCGACGGATCGTCTGGACACGGTAACCATTGGTCACCATGACCCGTGCCACACTTCTCCGTCCGACCCTGCTGCCCGGCCTCACCCGGCTCTGGCGGGACCGGCACACGCTGCAACTCGGTCTCGACCCCGACCGGGCGGTCCTGCTGGAGGTCGCCAACCCGCGTGCCGTCCGCCTGCTCGACCTGCTGGACGGCACGCACAGCGAACGCCACGTCGTCGACCACGCCACCCGCCTGCACGTCGACCGGGACGACGCACGGAGCCTGCTGGCGGCATTACGGGCCGCCGGGCTGGTGGTGCCCGCGCACACGCTGGTGCCGACCGGGCTGGCCGAACCGGACCGGGCCCGGCTCGCCGACGAGGCGGACGCGCTGGCGCTCGGCGCGGCCCAGCTGCCCGCCACCCCGGCCCAGGTGCTCCGGCGTCGCCGGGCCGCCCGGGTGGTGGTCACCGGGAGCGGCCGGCTCGGTGGGCCGGTGGCCGCCGCGCTGGCGCAGGCCGGCGTCGGGCACGTCGATCCCGACCTGCGCGGCCGGGTCCGCCCGGCCGATCTGGGCGGTACCGGGTTCCTCCCCACCGACATCGGCCGACACACCGCCGACGCGGTGGCGGACGTCATCGCCCGCACCGCGCCGGGCACGCTGACCAGGCCGGTCCGCCGCCGCCGCGCCGAACTGGTCGTCCAGGTGGGCTTCGACCGCCCGGCCGGTCTGCTCGCCGCCGGGTACGCCCGCCGCCGTCAGCCGCACCTGCTGGTCGGGCTGCGCGACGGCGTACCGGTGATCGGTCCGCTGGTGCGCCCACCGGCCGGTCCCTGCCTCAACTGCGTCGACCTGCACCGGGTCGACCGGGACCCGGCCTGGCCGGGGCTCGCCGCGCAGCTCGCCGGCGACGACAGGGCCCGGGCCTGTGGCGTCGCCACCCTGCTCGCCGCTGTCGCCTTCGCCACAGCCGAGGCGCTCGGTCACCTCGACGGCGGTACGCCGGAGACGGTCGGCGCGGCCGTCGAGATCAGCGGGGCCGGCCGGTTCCGGCGGCGGGTCTGGGCGCCCCATCCCGGTTGCGACTGCCTTCGGGCCGGACGACGGCCGCCCGTACCGGTCCCGGCCCGGCCACGGAGCAGCAGGGGTGCCGTCGAGTCGGTAACAATGGCCGGGTGACCGATATCCCGCGCCGGGCCGTGTCCCGGACCGCCAAGCTCGCCGCACTGCCGCTCGGCTTCGCCGGACGGACCGTCCTCGGCATGGGAAAGCGCGTCACCGGGCTCGCCTCCGAGGTGATCTCCGCCGAGATCCAGCAGCGCACCGCCGAGCAGCTCTTCAGCGTGCTGGGGCAGCTCAAGGGTGGTGCGATGAAGTTCGGCCAGGCGCTGTCGGTGTTCGAGGCCGCCCTGCCCGAGGAGGTCGCCGCGCCGTACCGGCAGGCGTTGACCAAGTTGCAGGAGGCGGCTCCGCCGCTGCCCGCGGCGACGGTGCACAAGGTGCTCGCCGAGCAGCTCGGCCCGGACTGGCGGGACCGGTTCCTGGAGTTCGACGACACCCCGGCCGCGGCCGCCAGCATCGGTCAGGTCCACCGGGCGGTCTGGCGGGAGCGGCCCACCGGCCGGCGCAGGACGCCGACCGGACGCCCGGTCGCCGTCAAGATCCAGTATCCGGGGGCCGGCGACGCGCTGCTGGCCGACCTGAAGCAGCTCTCCCGGCTGGGTGGGATGTTCCGGGCGATCCAGCCCGGCCTGGACGTCAAGCCGCTCCTCGCCGAGCTGCGCGAACGCATCACCGAGGAACTCGACTACGAGCTGGAGGCCGAGTCGCAGCGGGCCTTCGCGGCGGCGTACGCGGACGACCCGGAGATCTTCATCCCGGCGGTGGTCGACGCCGCGCCCCGGGTGCTGGTCACCGACTGGGTGGAGGGCACCCCGCTGGCGGAGATCATCCGGGAGGGCACCCCGGAGCAGCGCGACGAGGCCGGCCGCCTGATGGCCACCCTGCACCTCTCCGCACCGGCGCGGGCCGGGCTGCTGCACGCCGACCCGCACCCGGGCAACTTCCGGATCCTCCCCGACGGGCGGCTCGGCGTGATCGACTTCGGCGCGGTGGCCCGGCTGCCGGAGGGTACGCCCGAGCCGATCGGCCGGCTGGCCGGGCTGGCCCTGCGCGGCGAGGCCGACGCCGTGGTGGCGGGCCTGCGGGCCGAGGGCTTCGTCCCGGCCAACGAGCCGATCGACGCGCAGGCGGTGCTGGATTTCGTCCGCCCGATGCTGGAGCCGGTCGCGGCCGACGAGTTCCAGTTCACCCGGGCCTGGCTGCGGGCCGAGGCGACCCGGCTGGCCAGCCCTCGGTCGCCGGCCTACCAGCTGAGCCGGCAGCTCAACCTGCCCCCGTCGTACCTGCTCATCCACCGGGTGACGCTCGGCTCGATCGGGGTGCTCTGCCAGTTGGAGGCGAAGGCCCCCTACCGGGCCATCCTGGAACGCTGGCTGCCCGGCTTCGCCCCGGTGGCCTGACACACGCGGACGGGCGCACCCGGATCTCCGGGTGCGCCCGTCCTGCTCGTCGGTGTCGGGTGGGCCCTCCTCCGCACGGGGCCGTGCGGAGGGGCCCGGTTACAGTGCGCCCAGTTCGCGGGCCGACCGGTTGCGGCTGGCCATGGCGACGGTACGGGCGGATCGGGTTGCCTCAGTGCTCGTGGTGCTGCGACCGGCCTGAGGCCGGGGCATTCGGGCCCGGGACAACGCTTCGTGGAGTAGTTGCATCGCGGTGACTCCGTTCAGGACGTGCAGGTTCGTGGTCGGTGCCGGGGCGGCACCGGGGTTGCCGTGGTTCGGGTTCATGTCAGGCCGCCAGCCGGACCGTGTTGCGGGACGTGGCCAGCCCACTGGCCGCCAGTCGCGCCTCGGCCTCGACCCGCAGGGCGGCGTCCCGGGCGACGTCCTCCTTGCGCGGGCGGCCCCGGGGCCGCTTGCGCGGGACGACCGCGCCACGCTCGAAGATCTCGCCGCCCCAGACGCCCCAGGGCTCGGCCCGCTCGACCGCACCGGCCAGGCACTCGACACGCAGCGGGCAGTCCCCGCAGAGCGACTTGGCCAGCTCCAGCTCGGTGGGCGAGTCGGAGAACCACAGGTCGGGGTCGAACTTCCGGCAGGGCAGGTTCGCCTCCAACTCGACGTTCGCGTCGAGGGGAGCCAACGCCAGACTCATCGCCCGGTCACCTCTCTCTCACATCGATCTCGTGGATCGTGTTTCCGACAAAACTCGGCGGGACAAAAACTGAGGCCGCGGATCCCGGTAGCGGGTTCCGCGGCCTCGAGGTGAGCCGGTGGTCTGATGAGATCAGACCGGTCTCCCTCGAGGTGGAACACCGCGGACGTCCAGCCGCCGCTTCATGGCGGTGGTGGTGTCGACGCCCTTGCCCGTGAAGCCACTGGTCCCCTCGATTCCGTTCGGCGCGGCGGCCAGGATCAGCTCGGCCTGATCCTGGAGCTGGTGCACCTGCGGAATCGGGAGCCCGGCGACCGGGGCGACCCGGACAGCCGACAACGGAGCGACGCCATTCGGCAGCACCGCCGGACGCTCGTAGATGTAGGTCTCCATCGGGGCCACCTCCTTGACGTTCTCTCGTGATCGGCTCGGTCTCACCCTCGTGAGCAGCCAAGATGGCTCGGCTCGCGAGGTGTGTCCTGAGGCTATTCCTCGCTACCAGGGGAGGGCAAACGAATTACGACGGGTTTTCCAAACTTTTCTCTGAGCAGACGTCGTCCACCGCCGCGCCACCCACCAGGGCCAGCACGGACTCGCCGTAGAGGCCCAGCTTGCGGGGGCCGATACCGGCGATGGCGATCAATTCCTCGGGGCGACCGGGTCGCCGCTCGGCCAGCGCGGTCAGGGTCGCGTCGGTGAACACCACGTACGCGGGGACCTTCTGCGCCCCGGCCACCCGCTGCCGCCAGTCCCGCAGCCGCTCCAGCAGCTCGTCGTCGAGGTCGGACGGGCAGGTCGGGCAGCGGCCGAGCTTGCGGTCGACCCCGGCGAGCAGGGTCGCCCCGCAGACCCGGCAGGAGACCACCAGGTTGCGTCGCCGTCGCTCGCCCCGCTGGACCGGGCCGGCCCCGGCCCCGGCCCGCTCGGTGCCGCCGCCGGAGCGGTCGAACTGCGGCAGGAACCGCGACGGCCGCCGGGGCCGCCCGCCCGGGGACCGGGCCGAGGCGTACGACAGCCACAGCCACTCCCGGGCCCGGGTGATCCCGACGTAGAGCAGCCGCCGTTCCTCCTCCACCTGCTCGGCGGTCTTCGCGTAGCCGGTGGGCAGCGTCCCCTCGGCGAGCCCGACCAGGAAGACGGCGTCCCACTCCAGGCCCTTCGCGGAGTGCAGGGAGGCCAGGGTGACCCCGTCGACCGTGGGCACGTGCTGCTGGGCGGCCCGCCGGTGCAGCTCGTCGGTGAAGTCGGCCAGGGTGACCGGCCGCTCGACCGCCGCCGCCTCGCCGATCGGCACCACGGTCGGGGTGGCCGCGTACTCCTCGGCGAGCTGGAGCAGGGCGGCGAGGGCCTCCCAGCGTTCCCGGGCCGCCCCGCCGGCCGGGGGCGCGTCCGGGGTCCAGGCGACCGCGGCCAGCGCCTCCACCACGGCGGCCGGCAGCGGGGTCTCCCCGGGGATCGAGCGGGTGGCGGACCGCAGCGCCACCATCGCCTGCCGTACCTCGGGCCGTTCGAAGAACCGCTCCGCGCCCTGCACCACGTACGGCACCTCGGCCTCGGCGAGCGCCTTCTCGTACGCCTCGGACTGCGCGTTGGTGCGGAACAGCACGGCGATCTCCCGGGGCGGGGTGCCGGCGGCGACGAGCTGCCGGCAGCGCGCGGCGACCGCGGTGGCCTCGGCCGGCTCGTCGGTGAAGATCCGCAGATCCGGTTCCGGGCCGGCCGGGCGCTGCCCGACCAGTTCCAGCCGGAGCCGGGCCTCGGTGCCCCGGGCCTGGCCGATCACCGCGTTCGCCAGCCCCACCACCTGGGGCGTGGAGCGGTAGTCGCGGACCAGTCGGACCACGGTGGCGTCCCGGTGCCGGCGCGGGAAGTCCACCAGGTACGCCGAGGTGGCCCCGGTGAACGAGTAGATGGTCTGGCTGGCGTCGCCGACCACGGTCAGGTCGTCCCGGCCGCCGAGCCAGGCTTCCAGCAGCCGCTGCTGCAACGGGTTGACGTCCTGGTACTCGTCGACCACGAAGTGCCGGTACTGGGCGCGGACCTGCTCGGCGACGTCCGGGTGTTCCTCGATGCCCCAGACCGCGGCGCGCAGCACGTCCTCGAAGTCGATCACCCCGCCGGCCCGTTTGACCGTCTCGTACGTGGCGAACACCTCGGCCACCCGGGCCGGCTCGTGCGGGGTCTCGCGCAGCGCCTTCGCCGCCGCCACCACGTACTCCCCCGGCTCGACCAGCGACGACTTCGCCCACTCGATCTCGCCGGCCAGGTCCCGGGCGGCCGCCCGGTCGGTCCGCAGGCCGACCCGGGCGGCGGCCAGGGTGACCAGCCGGACCTTGCTGTCCAGCAGCTCCGGCATGGCCCGCCCGCGCAGCAGCCGGGGCGCGAAGTAGCGCACCTGGCGCAGGGCGGCGGCGTGGAACGTGCGGGCCTGCACGCCGCCCGCGCCGAGCTGGGTGAGCCGGTGCCGCAGCTCGGCGGCGGCCCGCGCGGTGAAGGTCACCGCCAGCACGTGCCGGGGGGAGATCGCGCCGGTCAGCGCCCGGTGGGCGATCCGGGAGGTGATCGCCCGGGTCTTCCCGGTGCCCGCGCCGGCCAGCACGCAGACCGGCCCGGCGGGCGCGGTCACCGCCGACCGTTGCTCAGGGTCCAGCCCGGCCAGCACCTGATCCGCCGAGTACACCGCCACAGCGAGGAATCATCCCAGCTTCCCCGGGCGTTGCAGCGGATAGCCTGGCGGAATCGAAGCCGCCCGACGCGCGACGCATGACCGATGGAGGATCTGACCCATGTTGACGATGTATTCCACCCCGTGGTGCGGCTACTGCCACCGGCTGAAGTCCCAGCTCGACCGGGAGGGGATCGCGTACCAGGTGGTCGACATCGAGCAGGACCGGGCGGCGGCCGAGTTCGTGATGCAGGTCAACGGCGGCAACCAGACGGTCCCGACGCTGCGCTTCGCCGACGGCTCCGCGCTGACCAACCCCTCCATCACCCAGGTCAAGCAGCACCTCGCCAGCCTGCCCAGCGCCTGAACGACGGTCGGCCACGAGGTCGTCACCCGTCCCGGCGGGTCGAGGCGACGACCTCGTGGTCGGCCCGGGGGCCGGTCGGGGGCCGCCGCTGGGCGGGCACGGCCGGCAGCCGTCCCGGCGGCGGGGAGAACCGACGGCCCCGCCACAGGTAGCCGGCGGCGGCCAGGGTCACCACCCCGACGAAGAGGAACAGCAGCCGGTAGTCCAGCACCGCGACCAGCAGCGCCCCGGTGCCGATCGAGACCGCCTGGGGCGCGCTGACCAGGGCGTCCGAGGCCGCGGTGGCCCGGCCCATCAGCCCCGGCGCGGTCCGCCGCTGGACCAGCGTGTGCAGGCCGACCGTGGTCAGCGGCAGGGACAGCCCGGCCAGCAGCAGCGCGGTCACGGCGAGCCACAGACTCGGGTACGTCAGGGTGAGCGCCGCCGCCCCGAACAGCCCCACCCCGGCGGCGAGCGCGCCCACCTCGCCGACCCGGCGCACCACGGTCGAGGAGACCAGCGCGCCGACCAGCCCGCCCACCCCCTGCACGCTGAACAGGACGCCGACGAAGGCGGTCGGGCGTTCCAGGCCCCGTTCGACGTACGCGAACAGCAGCGCCTCGGTGAAGCCGATCACCAGCGAGGCCAGCCCGTACCCGAGCAGGGCCCGGCGCAGCGCCGGTTCGCCGGCCAGGTGTCGTAACCCGGCGCCCAGTTCGGCCGGGGTACGGGCCAGCCGGGACGCCGGACCGGGTTCGGCCACCTGGAGCAGCCCGGCCACGGCCGCGGCGGTGACGAACCCGACGATGCCGATCGCGGTGAGCGCCCAGCCGCCGGCGGCGGCGTAGAGGGCCGCCCCGACGAGTGGTCCGCCCAGCCGTAGCCCCTGCCGCACGGTCTGCCGGGCGGCGTTCGCCTCGGCCAGCAGCCCGACCGGGACCAGGTGGCGGATCAGCCCGCTGAGCGCGGCGTTGAGCGCGATGGAGGAGAGTCCGTAGCAGGCGCCGACCAGGTAGACCACCCACACGTCGGCGGCGGTCCGGACGGTCAGCAGCGGGATGAGCAGCGCGGCGGCGACGATGTTGGCCGCGATGAAGAAGGGCCGGCGACGGTACCGGTCGACGACCCAGCCGATCAGCGGCGCGAGGGTCTTCGGCGCGACCACCGCGAAGATCACCGCGCCGGCCATCCCGTCGGAGCCGGTCAGGTCCTTCACCCAGATGGCCAGGGCGAGCACCAGGATCGACTCGGCGGTCATGCTCGCCAACAACGCGCCGAAGAGGAGTCGGAAGTCGGGACGGCGCAGGACGGTGTGCATCAGGGTCCTTCCGGCGAAGGGGTGGAAGTGTCCGATCAGGGGATCCCCGACCGGGTCGCGGGGCTGGTCGGCGCCGTTCCGGTCCTCCTTTTTCGAGACACGCCCGGCGGGGGGCGTCGGGGGCCGGCCGCGCCGTCCATACTGGCCGTGGGGGGCTAGTTTCATACAGTTACCGTCGCGTCTGCGGCGGCCCGACGGAGAAGAGGACAC
Proteins encoded in this region:
- a CDS encoding ATP-dependent DNA helicase UvrD2 gives rise to the protein MAVYSADQVLAGLDPEQRSAVTAPAGPVCVLAGAGTGKTRAITSRIAHRALTGAISPRHVLAVTFTARAAAELRHRLTQLGAGGVQARTFHAAALRQVRYFAPRLLRGRAMPELLDSKVRLVTLAAARVGLRTDRAAARDLAGEIEWAKSSLVEPGEYVVAAAKALRETPHEPARVAEVFATYETVKRAGGVIDFEDVLRAAVWGIEEHPDVAEQVRAQYRHFVVDEYQDVNPLQQRLLEAWLGGRDDLTVVGDASQTIYSFTGATSAYLVDFPRRHRDATVVRLVRDYRSTPQVVGLANAVIGQARGTEARLRLELVGQRPAGPEPDLRIFTDEPAEATAVAARCRQLVAAGTPPREIAVLFRTNAQSEAYEKALAEAEVPYVVQGAERFFERPEVRQAMVALRSATRSIPGETPLPAAVVEALAAVAWTPDAPPAGGAARERWEALAALLQLAEEYAATPTVVPIGEAAAVERPVTLADFTDELHRRAAQQHVPTVDGVTLASLHSAKGLEWDAVFLVGLAEGTLPTGYAKTAEQVEEERRLLYVGITRAREWLWLSYASARSPGGRPRRPSRFLPQFDRSGGGTERAGAGAGPVQRGERRRRNLVVSCRVCGATLLAGVDRKLGRCPTCPSDLDDELLERLRDWRQRVAGAQKVPAYVVFTDATLTALAERRPGRPEELIAIAGIGPRKLGLYGESVLALVGGAAVDDVCSEKSLENPS
- a CDS encoding ABC1 kinase family protein produces the protein MTDIPRRAVSRTAKLAALPLGFAGRTVLGMGKRVTGLASEVISAEIQQRTAEQLFSVLGQLKGGAMKFGQALSVFEAALPEEVAAPYRQALTKLQEAAPPLPAATVHKVLAEQLGPDWRDRFLEFDDTPAAAASIGQVHRAVWRERPTGRRRTPTGRPVAVKIQYPGAGDALLADLKQLSRLGGMFRAIQPGLDVKPLLAELRERITEELDYELEAESQRAFAAAYADDPEIFIPAVVDAAPRVLVTDWVEGTPLAEIIREGTPEQRDEAGRLMATLHLSAPARAGLLHADPHPGNFRILPDGRLGVIDFGAVARLPEGTPEPIGRLAGLALRGEADAVVAGLRAEGFVPANEPIDAQAVLDFVRPMLEPVAADEFQFTRAWLRAEATRLASPRSPAYQLSRQLNLPPSYLLIHRVTLGSIGVLCQLEAKAPYRAILERWLPGFAPVA
- a CDS encoding mycoredoxin — its product is MLTMYSTPWCGYCHRLKSQLDREGIAYQVVDIEQDRAAAEFVMQVNGGNQTVPTLRFADGSALTNPSITQVKQHLASLPSA
- a CDS encoding MFS transporter, which gives rise to MHTVLRRPDFRLLFGALLASMTAESILVLALAIWVKDLTGSDGMAGAVIFAVVAPKTLAPLIGWVVDRYRRRPFFIAANIVAAALLIPLLTVRTAADVWVVYLVGACYGLSSIALNAALSGLIRHLVPVGLLAEANAARQTVRQGLRLGGPLVGAALYAAAGGWALTAIGIVGFVTAAAVAGLLQVAEPGPASRLARTPAELGAGLRHLAGEPALRRALLGYGLASLVIGFTEALLFAYVERGLERPTAFVGVLFSVQGVGGLVGALVSSTVVRRVGEVGALAAGVGLFGAAALTLTYPSLWLAVTALLLAGLSLPLTTVGLHTLVQRRTAPGLMGRATAASDALVSAPQAVSIGTGALLVAVLDYRLLFLFVGVVTLAAAGYLWRGRRFSPPPGRLPAVPAQRRPPTGPRADHEVVASTRRDG
- a CDS encoding WhiB family transcriptional regulator; its protein translation is MSLALAPLDANVELEANLPCRKFDPDLWFSDSPTELELAKSLCGDCPLRVECLAGAVERAEPWGVWGGEIFERGAVVPRKRPRGRPRKEDVARDAALRVEAEARLAASGLATSRNTVRLAA